Proteins encoded in a region of the Trypanosoma brucei gambiense DAL972 chromosome 11, complete sequence genome:
- a CDS encoding AAA ATPase, putative has translation MPKRSRRSRSEAVGTPSSTDCTQAGMVVTLSTLSTQKEEEFLGEPVSQLDLLTPLVHHYMQLIPPSEVTYLNHSGSAASRPHAPGNGSLDGNTTVSRSTRTEGSDTSTITSQQVGGREPAPPYRFEMLKSFAIPNEVVTYLERVPLLPPTQGAEDETGNNERVRGESFEAWGNVNGTSSSAPKGRHAGETETLLVAALRRAMDVRLPPFADDSEFLMAHEMRYIWRRWVEGTSGLVGCNEHVLRMLMTARLDFCQQCRPCQSVVAELYVQHTAIRLQKMVRPPRIIRLSNKLSLSQHETAALTYLVICHSGSVWPQKCSKDSTTPGTLASRTGLNPVQLMHFLADYRNHVKQGVIATESKFKTTFMESRVYMPQEVIAALVGDNLPEDQLIKLEKTALADVLTEERATIRAKFAENGVKEGGGEGNAAETPVCTNVRKSEKRAGSNNGWGDGDVNDDDDYDDEEMNLHTLSCCSGSRSPRLEAPGTQSAVAPSGSEAPARDLSAVECRGGSHPQANFHSPTTNNTGGLTSPLLAATAREKSAPGGHTDRMDIEEEGAKPYASDIEYMEESFKLIAYTVRLHGAESDMKDEEDAIFVPKNKVEATMRELHGKVRVKTAVHLARTEATLRCGTFLPRAEALSQRLQLSDLEKRILLLMVGNVVSHDVLIAINGRYVMRDGQRVMTVGYILFVLCSTLRERVSARKAFYLSGPLVSNGVLSLSIEGSGRSCFNTDLMDYIVDIDRKIVDYLMGTESETAEMVPGSRLYQPNVSMSSVVLPKSTTDLVLSTIRHYGMFEECKRNCGFGEGLGTGGSGLVFLFYGPSGTGKTMLANAVAHELKKRILLVNMLQFKSEAKGSDVLRFIFREAKLNDALIFFDECETIFEAREANPFVTSLLAEFEKYDGIVVLATNKAQVIDEAMNRRISLMVEFRLPDQQMREGIWRAHIPSALSLHEDVSVRALSLNYEISGGLIRNAVLTALSKAVARERSPSPMLCMQDLEEGARLQLRGFFLASEKPGKTVTASYHTPKRSLSDLVLEPETQQQLEGVARLAKGRTTLFAQWGFKEEDCADNGSLYLFHGPSGSGKSLAAEGIAYECATTIRLCNLAEHMLLDKLEVGTVFSEALTLGAIIVFDQAQVLFNHSQQGAHVAKIIHYHSKQFPRPILFLATVDGSGSSFLDLRSTPLIFQQEIRFSLPTQHLRRILWGRALPENVPVDEKGIDLDELSKLSVSPKLIRAAAFSACCKVATLPAANRLLTMELLREEVENMKLKEMQHHSHNSMFA, from the coding sequence ATGCCGAAACGAAGCCGTCGTAGTCGCAGCGAAGCAGTCGGCACTCCCTCCTCCACCGACTGCACGCAGGCTGGGATGGTTGTCACTCTCTCCACCCTTTCCAcacaaaaggaggaagaatttTTGGGAGAACCGGTGAGTCAGCTGGACCTCCTAACCCCCCTGGTACATCACTACATGCAACTTATACCGCCATCGGAGGTCACTTATCTGAACCACAGTGGCAGTGCTGCGAGCCGCCCTCACGCTCCTGGAAACGGTAGTCTGGATGGTAATACCACGGTGAGTAGGAGCACACGCACGGAGGGTAGTGACACCAGCACCATAACCTCACAGCAGGTGGGGGGAAGGGAACCTGCACCACCATACAGATTTGAGATGCTGAAATCGTTTGCCATTCCAAACGAGGTCGTCACTTACCTGGAGCGAGTTCCTCTTCTCCCACCCACTCAAGGGGCCGAGGATGAAACCGGTAACAACGAGCGTGTTCGGGGGGAATCATTCGAGGCCTGGGGAAATGTCAACGGCACTAGCAGCAGCGCTCCAAAGGGCCGACACGCTGGGGAAACTGAGACTCTGTTGGTAGCCGCCCTGCGTCGCGCTATGGATGTCCGCCTTCCTCCGTTTGCAGATGACAGTGAGTTTCTTATGGCGCACGAGATGCGCTACATATGGCGTCGGTGGGTGGAAGGTACCTCGGGCCTCGTGGGTTGTAACGAGCACGTGCTTCGTATGCTGATGACAGCCCGGCTGGACTTCTGCCAGCAGTGCAGGCCCTGCCAATCCGTAGTGGCAGAGCTCTACGTCCAACATACGGCTATCCGTCTGCAGAAAATGGTACGGCCTCCACGCATTATTCGGCTTTCGAACAAATTAAGCCTTAGTCAACACGAGACCGCTGCCCTTACGTATCTTGTTATATGTCATAGTGGCTCTGTGTGGCCGCAGAAATGCTCGAAAGATTCCACCACTCCTGGTACACTCGCCTCCAGGACTGGTTTGAATCCCGTACAGCTCATGCACTTTCTCGCCGACTATCGCAACCATGTGAAGCAAGGGGTAATCGCCACGGAATCCAAATTCAAGACGACGTTCATGGAGTCCAGGGTGTACATGCCGCAAGAGGTGATTGCTGCACTTGTCGGAGATAATCTCCCGGAGGATCAGCTTATTAAACTGGAAAAAACGGCTCTTGCTGACGTCCTCACCGAGGAGCGCGCTACTATTCGTGCCAAGTTTGCAGAAAATGgggtgaaggaagggggaggagaaGGCAACGCCGCGGAAACGCCAGTGTGTACAAACGTCCGCAAGAGCGAAAAGCGGGCGGGAAGCAATAACGGATGGGGCGATGGGGATGTcaatgacgatgatgattaCGATGATGAAGAAATGAATCTACATACTCTAAGTTGCTGTAGCGGCAGCCGTTCACCACGGTTGGAGGCACCTGGTACGCAATCAGCAGTGGCACCAAGTGGCAGTGAAGCGCCCGCAAGGGATTTGAGCGCCGTGGAGTGTCGTGGTGGATCACACCCGCAGGCAAACTTTCATTCTCCCACAACGAACAACACGGGGGGCCTAACATCACCCTTGCTTGCGGCAACTGCGCGAGAAAAGAGCGCGCCAGGAGGTCATACTGACCGTATGGACATTGAGGAAGAAGGTGCTAAACCGTATGCAAGCGACATCGAGTACATGGAAGAGTCCTTCAAACTTATAGCGTATACAGTGCGCCTTCATGGTGCAGAGAGCGACatgaaggatgaagaagatgcCATATTTGTACCGAAGAACAAGGTAGAGGCGACGATGCGGGAGCTACACGGGAAGGTCCGAGTTAAGACGGCGGTTCACCTCGCGCGTACAGAGGCTACGCTCAGGTGTGGCACGTTTCTTCCACGGGCTGAGGCCTTATCCCAGCGGCTGCAGTTGTCGGACCTCGAAAAGCGTATACTGTTGCTGATGGTGGGAAATGTTGTCTCGCACGACGTACTAATCGCTATCAACGGTCGTTACGTGATGCGGGATGGTCAGCGTGTGATGACGGTGGGTTACATactgtttgtattgtgtAGCACTCTTCGGGAGCGTGTCAGCGCGCGCAAGGCGTTCTACCTTTCCGGGCCACTAGTATCCAACGGTGTGTTGTCCCTGTCCATTGAAGGTTCAGGACGAAGCTGCTTCAACACAGACCTTATGGATTACATAGTTGATATTGACCGCAAAATTGTCGACTACCTGATGGGTACGGAGAGTGAAACGGCGGAAATGGTACCTGGTTCGCGGCTTTACCAACCAAATGTTTCCATGAGCAGCGTCGTCCTCCCAAAATCAACGACTGACCTGGTTCTATCGACTATACGGCACTATGGCATGTTTGAGGAATGCAAGCGGAACTGTGGATTTGGTGAGGGACTCGGTACAGGGGGAAGTGGTCTGGTGTTCCTATTCTACGGACCAAGCGGAACGGGCAAAACAATGCTTGCAAATGCCGTGGCACACGAGCTCAAAAAGCGGATACTCCTAGTTAACATGCTACAGTTCAAGTCGGAAGCAAAGGGAAGCGACGTGCTACGCTTTATATTCCGTGAAGCAAAATTAAACGATGCGCTGATCTTCTTTGATGAGTGTGAAACCATATTTGAAGCTCGTGAGGCCAACCCGTTCGTTACATCCCTTCTCGCAGAGTTTGAAAAGTACGACGGGATTGTTGTGCTCGCAACAAACAAGGCGCAGGTGATCGACGAGGCAATGAATCGCCGCATTTCGCTGATGGTGGAGTTCCGGCTCCCCGATCAGCAGATGCGGGAGGGAATATGGCGGGCGCATATCCCCAGCGCCCTTTCTCTGCATGAGGACGTGTCCGTTCGTGCCCTGTCACTAAACTATGAAATCTCTGGTGGGCTCATCCGTAACGCAGTGTTAACGGCTCTCAGTAAGGCAGTGGCTCGGGAACGATCGCCGAGTCCTATGTTATGTATGCAAGACCTTGAGGAGGGGGCGCGACTGCAGTTACGAGGCTTCTTCCTTGCTTCTGAAAAACCCGGCAAGACCGTAACGGCGTCGTATCATACTCCAAAGCGCTCCCTCTCCGACCTTGTACTGGAACCTGAGACCCAACAACAGTTGGAGGGTGTAGCACGGTTGGCAAAGGGGCGGACCACACTTTTTGCACAATGGGGTTTTAAAGAGGAAGACTGTGCAGATAATGGATCGTTGTACCTCTTCCATGGTCCAAGTGGCAGCGGCAAGAGTCTTGCGGCGGAGGGCATTGCGTATGAGTGCGCCACGACCATTCGTCTATGCAACTTGGCGGAGCACATGCTGTTAGACAAATTGGAGGTGGGTACTGTTTTCAGCGAGGCACTTACGTTGGGTGCAATTATCGTCTTTGATCAGGCGCAGGTGCTGTTCAATCATTCCCAGCAAGGAGCCCATGTAGCGAAGATCATCCACTACCATTCCAAACAATTCCCTCGACCTATACTGTTCTTAGCCACGGTCGATGGGTCTGGATCGTCGTTCCTTGACTTGCGCTCCACACCGTTGATCTTTCAGCAAGAAATTAGGTTTAGTTTGCCCACACAACACCTTCGACGGATACTGTGGGGTCGTGCACTACCGGAGAACGTACCTGTTGATGAGAAGGGTATCGATCTTGACGAGCTTAGTAAATTATCTGTGTCCCCAAAACTTATACGTGCAGCGGCATTTAGCGCGTGTTGCAAAGTTGCAACGCTACCAGCAGCGAATAGACTCTTGACGATGGAGCTACTTCGTGAAGAAGTAGAAAACATGAAACTAAAGGAAATGCAACATCACTCGCACAACTCAATGTTCGCCTAA